One genomic window of Salvelinus namaycush isolate Seneca chromosome 22, SaNama_1.0, whole genome shotgun sequence includes the following:
- the LOC120017454 gene encoding dnaJ homolog subfamily B member 12-like, with amino-acid sequence MEVNRDEAERCIDIATAALTNNQAEKAVRFLEKAQKLFPTDKARALLDLIARNGFTPGHDNQSGSSDGTGPRQRRPGEEDQGEKASQTAKSYTSDQLDAVKKIKQCKDFYEILGVKKDASEDDLKKSYRKLALKFHPDKNHAPGATEAFKAIGNAYSCLSNADKRKQYDQCGEEKRHPSRQGQTNGDFQADISPEDLFNMFFGGGFPASNVHVYRNGRYQRPAGQQGQQREGGFALFVQLLPIVILVVVSALSQMMVSTAPYSLSFRPSIGHTHKRYTETLRVPYYVGDHFSREYNGLNLKTVERSVEDDYISNLRNNCWKEKQQSITRCQWC; translated from the exons ATGGAAGTAAACAGGGACGAAGCAGAGCGTTGCATTGACATTGCAACTGCTGCATTAACAAACAATCAAGCAGAGAAGGCCGTTAGATTTCTAGAAAAGGCACAGAAACTTTTTCCGACGGATAAGGCGAGAG CACTGCTCGACTTAATTGCAAGAAATGGTTTCACCCCTGGTCATGACAACCAGTCAGGATCCAGTGATGGCACTGGGCCAAGGCAGCGAAGACctggagaggaggaccaaggagAGAAGGCCTCGCAGACAGCCAAATCCTACACCTCAGATCAACTGGACGCTGTCAAGAA AATCAAACAGTGTAAAGACTTCTATGAGATTCTCGGAGTGAAGAAAGATGCGTCTGAAGATGATCTCAAAAAGTCATATAGAAAATTAGCGTTGAAATTCCATCCCGACAAAAACCACGCCCCGGGTGCCACTGAGGCATTTAAAG CTATTGGAAATGCCTATTCCTGCTTGAGTAATGCTGACAAGAGGAAACAGTATGACCAGTGTGGTGAGGAGAAGAGACATCCGTcaagacagggacagaccaacgGAGACTTCCAGGCTGATATTTCACCTGAGGACCTCTTCAATATGTTCTTCGGAGGGGGTTTTCCAGCAa GCAACGTTCATGTATACAGAAATGGGCGTTATCAGAGGCCAGCGGGACAACAGGGACAACAGAGAGAG GGAGGCTTTGCGCTCTTTGTCCAGCTGCTGCCCATCGTCATCCTGGTGGTTGTGTCAGCTCTCAGTCAGATGATGGTCTCCACCGCCCCCTACAGCCTCAGCTTCAGGCC GTCTATTGGACACACCCACAAGAGGTACACAGAGACCTTGAGGGTGCCGTACTATGTGGGAGACCACTTTTCCAGGGAGTACAACGGACTGAATCTGAAGACTGTGGAGAGGAGTGTGGAGGATGACTACATCTCCAACCTCAGAAACAACTGCTGGAAGGAGAAACAACAGA GTATTACAAGATGTCAGTGGTGCTGA